Proteins found in one Bacteroidota bacterium genomic segment:
- a CDS encoding DUF971 domain-containing protein → MNQPKKIEKTGENELTITWQDGSLHHLPFKKLRDLCPCATCSGETVLLKTSKPSKVFLDTPGRYTLSGIDPVGNYAVTFRWGDGHQTGIYSWDFLYLMGKTPTGHHH, encoded by the coding sequence ATGAACCAACCCAAAAAAATCGAGAAAACAGGCGAGAATGAACTAACCATTACCTGGCAGGATGGCAGTTTACATCATCTCCCGTTTAAAAAACTGAGAGACCTGTGTCCCTGTGCCACCTGCAGCGGCGAAACCGTTTTATTGAAAACTTCCAAACCGTCAAAGGTTTTTCTGGATACCCCTGGCCGGTATACTCTTTCCGGAATTGATCCGGTGGGAAACTATGCAGTCACCTTTCGCTGGGGTGACGGGCACCAGACAGGTATCTACAGCTGGGACTTTCTCTACCTGATGGGAAAAACACCCACCGGACATCACCACTAA
- a CDS encoding inositol monophosphatase — protein sequence MEKAAERIRHWEHLRDRGELDIGLKNQNDLVTAADRESESVIRDYLESTFPSVPFLGEETGWSQSLSGSEYWVLDPLDGTTNFSHGFPQYSISLALIREGQPVLGVIHEVVRNDWFYAISGEGAWKNGKTIHVSERPVSESLFATGFPYRDFSHQNRFFQTLDTVIRSSHGVRRAGSAASDLAYTASGVFGGFWEYGLKPWDVAAGILLVREAGGMVVDYGGGEGMLQSGNIIAGSPHTCRFLLETIRQAYEGHPTD from the coding sequence ATGGAAAAAGCTGCGGAACGGATCCGGCACTGGGAGCACCTGCGCGACCGGGGCGAATTGGATATCGGTCTGAAAAATCAGAACGACCTGGTCACCGCAGCCGATCGAGAAAGTGAATCGGTGATCAGGGACTATCTGGAATCCACTTTCCCATCTGTTCCCTTTCTTGGAGAGGAAACCGGTTGGAGCCAGTCCCTATCCGGCTCTGAATACTGGGTTTTGGATCCTTTGGATGGAACCACCAATTTTTCACATGGATTTCCTCAATATTCCATCAGCCTGGCCCTGATCAGAGAGGGTCAGCCAGTTCTCGGCGTCATTCATGAAGTGGTCAGAAATGACTGGTTTTATGCCATAAGCGGGGAGGGTGCCTGGAAAAACGGAAAAACCATCCACGTTTCAGAACGTCCTGTAAGTGAATCCCTGTTCGCAACCGGATTTCCCTATAGGGATTTTTCTCACCAGAACCGGTTTTTTCAGACACTGGATACGGTCATCAGGAGCAGTCACGGTGTGAGAAGAGCCGGTTCAGCGGCCTCCGATCTGGCATACACTGCCTCAGGAGTTTTTGGGGGGTTTTGGGAATACGGACTCAAACCGTGGGATGTGGCAGCCGGAATTCTGCTGGTCAGGGAAGCAGGAGGGATGGTGGTCGATTATGGTGGCGGCGAAGGGATGTTGCAGTCGGGTAATATTATTGCAGGATCTCCGCATACCTGCCGGTTTCTGCTTGAAACCATCCGGCAGGCCTACGAAGGTCATCCCACTGACTGA
- a CDS encoding prohibitin family protein — MGIVLVGLVLAVVVWLMSEQLFKYKFQLRLVSGLIVIGAILAASTVIVPAGNVGVRILFGAVDSTTIGEGLHFINPLMDVKTMTVRTQEAFENADVPSKEGLSINLEISLLFKLEPGYAGEIYQKTGEGYKDILVTTTFRSAIRSATVNYEAKDLYTSGRELIAGAIFKELESSLNPKGIIIESVLLRRITLPKQVEEAINNKLAAEQEAERMRFVLQKEEQEAERKKIEAKGIANYQETIRRGIDQNLLKWKALEAVNELSKSSNSKFVILGDKTGLPIILNDK; from the coding sequence ATGGGTATCGTATTGGTTGGACTCGTACTGGCGGTGGTGGTTTGGTTGATGAGTGAGCAATTGTTCAAATATAAATTTCAACTGAGGCTGGTTTCCGGGCTGATTGTCATCGGAGCCATTCTGGCTGCCTCCACAGTGATCGTTCCGGCTGGTAATGTCGGAGTCAGAATCCTGTTTGGGGCCGTTGATTCGACCACCATCGGGGAAGGACTTCATTTTATCAACCCGTTGATGGATGTCAAAACCATGACGGTCCGTACTCAGGAGGCCTTTGAGAACGCCGATGTTCCTTCAAAGGAAGGTCTGAGCATCAACCTGGAAATTTCCCTCCTGTTTAAACTGGAGCCTGGTTATGCCGGTGAAATCTATCAGAAAACCGGTGAAGGGTATAAAGATATTCTTGTGACCACCACGTTTCGTTCGGCCATTCGGAGTGCGACCGTGAATTATGAAGCCAAGGATCTGTACACAAGTGGCCGGGAACTGATTGCCGGCGCCATTTTCAAAGAGTTGGAATCCAGTCTGAATCCGAAAGGAATTATTATTGAAAGTGTTCTGCTCCGCAGAATTACTCTCCCGAAACAGGTCGAAGAGGCGATCAATAACAAACTGGCTGCCGAGCAGGAGGCAGAGCGTATGCGTTTTGTGCTTCAGAAAGAAGAACAGGAAGCTGAACGGAAAAAGATTGAAGCAAAAGGTATTGCCAACTATCAGGAAACCATCAGGCGGGGAATTGATCAGAACCTGCTCAAATGGAAAGCGCTGGAAGCCGTTAATGAGCTGAGCAAGTCTTCAAATTCCAAATTTGTGATTCTGGGCGATAAGACCGGATTGCCGATTATTCTGAACGACAAATAA
- a CDS encoding Dabb family protein, with protein MIYHTVLFKWKPDSPAAKIRLAVDALNGLQGKVPSLKMISAGENFSERSAGFSHLLVSTFLTRNDLQAYQVHPDHQKVVTEFIRPILAELVVGDVEVP; from the coding sequence ATGATATACCATACTGTTCTTTTCAAATGGAAACCCGATTCTCCCGCGGCTAAAATCCGACTGGCTGTGGATGCATTGAATGGGCTGCAGGGGAAGGTTCCCTCCTTAAAAATGATCAGTGCCGGGGAGAATTTTTCTGAACGGTCCGCCGGATTTTCCCATCTGCTGGTCAGTACTTTTCTGACCAGAAACGATCTTCAGGCCTATCAGGTACATCCCGATCATCAGAAAGTGGTGACTGAATTCATCCGCCCCATACTGGCCGAGCTGGTGGTGGGCGATGTTGAAGTTCCCTGA